Part of the Candidatus Omnitrophota bacterium genome, TTAGGTAGGCAAAAAGGTTTCCTTACTTACGACGAGGTTAACAATCTCTTGCCCGATGATGTTGCTTCTTCCGAGGAGATCGATGAGATATTTGATATATTGGGCAAAGAAGAAATAGAGATTATTGAGACAGAAGAGCAGAAGAATTCAAGGCTTCAGAGCCGGGCGCTTAAAGAACAGCTCAGCGATATATCCTCTGCTGAGGTCAGGTCTGAAGAAAGGTTCCTTCCTTTGGATGACCCTGTTAAAATGTACTTAAAGCAAATGGGATCGATCTCTCTGCTTTCCAGGGAAGATGAGATAGAGCTTGCTAAGAGGATCGAAGAAGCTGAGTATAATTTTAAAGTCTCTGCTTTGGCTTCCAGGTTTATAAGAAATGAGGTATTGAAGGTCGCACAAGATATCCTAGAAGAGAAGGCAAATCTCGAGGACATAGTAAAAGAAGATATCAAGATCAAGAGGAATAATGTATTGAGGCGCATAAAGAAATTAGTTTCACGGATAAGGAGGAAGAGGGCTAAACCGGTAAACATAGACCTGTTTTTGCAGTTTAATTTCGTTATATCGGTTATTGAGGCATCTGTCAGAGATTTTAACTCTTTGATAAGAGAGCTGGATTATATTCAACGAAAGAAGAGAGGCTCTAGTAGCAGGAAAAAAGCAATCCTCAGGCAATTGGGAGGGGGTTCTTATGATAAAGTAAAACAACTGCAGAAATCAATTAAGGCCACTCTTCTTAGATTCAACCGTACCAAAAAGAAGCTTGTTGAAGCTAACCTTAGGCTTGTTGTCAGCATTGCCAAAAAATATACAAATAGAGGTTTATCTTTTCTGGACCTGATTCAGGAGGGCAATATCGGGCTGATGAGGGCAGTTGAGAAGTTTGAATATAAGCGGGGATATAAATTTTCAACTTACGCTACCTGGTGGATAAGACAGGCGATAACGCGTTCAATAGCTGATCAAGCCAGGACCATAAGAATACCTGTGCATATGACTGAGACGATTAATAAGATAATACGTTTCTCAAGGATCTTTGTGCAGGAAAAAGGAAGAGAGCCTACTCCTGAAGAGATTGCTTATAAGATGAGGCTGCCCCAGGAGAAAGTCAAGGCTATATTAAAAATAGCTCAGGAGCCGATATCATTACAAACTCCTATAGGAGATGAAGGGGATACTCATTTTGGAGATTTTATTCAGGATAAAAAAGCCATTTCTCCTGCGAATGCTACAGTTAGGTCTATGC contains:
- the rpoD gene encoding RNA polymerase sigma factor RpoD, with translation MERKEHRSKNVEKIIALGRQKGFLTYDEVNNLLPDDVASSEEIDEIFDILGKEEIEIIETEEQKNSRLQSRALKEQLSDISSAEVRSEERFLPLDDPVKMYLKQMGSISLLSREDEIELAKRIEEAEYNFKVSALASRFIRNEVLKVAQDILEEKANLEDIVKEDIKIKRNNVLRRIKKLVSRIRRKRAKPVNIDLFLQFNFVISVIEASVRDFNSLIRELDYIQRKKRGSSSRKKAILRQLGGGSYDKVKQLQKSIKATLLRFNRTKKKLVEANLRLVVSIAKKYTNRGLSFLDLIQEGNIGLMRAVEKFEYKRGYKFSTYATWWIRQAITRSIADQARTIRIPVHMTETINKIIRFSRIFVQEKGREPTPEEIAYKMRLPQEKVKAILKIAQEPISLQTPIGDEGDTHFGDFIQDKKAISPANATVRSMLKEEMESTLSTLTDRERKILILRFGISDGCPRTLEEVGNIFKVTRERVRQIEAKALKKLRHPTRSRRLRTFLDMTIAHQREY